The DNA window GGCATCTTAAGGAGATTGTATTCATGTTTCAACCAGAAGGGTTTGCAGATCCAGCAAAACCAAATCACATCTGCAAGTTATCTAAGGTAATTTATGGACTGAAACAGGCCTAAAGGGCTTGGTTTGATGGCTTGAAAGATGCTCTCCTAAACTGGGGTTTTTAGAATACTAAAAGCGATTCCTCCCTCTTCATTCTCAAAGGTACTAACCATACCACCTTTCTACTTATCTATGTCGATGATATAATTGTAACTGGTAGCAACACCAAATTTCTATAGGCTTTCATTAAGCAACTCAATATAGTATTCTCCCTTATAGATCTTGGACAACTACTTTATTTCTTAGGCATCGAGGTACAAAGAAATGCAGAAGGATTGTACCTGAAACAACCAAGGTACATAAGTGATTTGCTCAAGAAATTTAACATGGAGAAATCATCATCTTGTCAACACCTATGGTTATCGGGAGACAATTTACTATCGAGGGAGAACCAATGGTTGAACCAACTATGTATAGACAAGCCATAGGCGCCTTACAAAATCTCACCAATACACGACCAGATATTGCATTCTCTGTTAACAAACTAAGTCAATACATGAGCTCGCCTACTACTGAACATTGGCAAGGAATAAAGAGAATACTGAGATATTTACGAGGCACAACAAATTACGGCCTACATATCAAGCCTTCCACTGACTTAGATATAAACAGTTTTTCAGATGCTGACTGAGCTACAAGTATAGATTACAGAAAATCCATGGGAGGACAATGCATTTTTCTTGGTGAAACATTGATTTCTTGGTCTTCAAGGAAATAAAAAGTTGTGTCAAAATCAGGGGCGGTTCTAGTGCCCCGCtagcccgggctcaacccctattttctttgtattccccccaatttaatagtcaatttttagacaaaatcaggggcaaaattagtaaaaatagggtgtaaaaattaaaacagataaaTAATCAATGGTCTAGGCCCAACCCAATTtattatttatgaatcaaaacagaaattaaaaaaaaatccttacaataaaacccttaacCTTTGTTCAAAACTACAggtaaatgttttttaaaaattaaaacactgCTCCACCCTGTCATCTTCGTCGTATCCTCTCTATCGAGTCTGACCGCCGTGAGGTGAATACTCTCTcctcttttcttattttcttttgccaATTGCCATGCTTGTGTTGtgtcatgtttttgttttgtcactgtaaataaaataaaaaatagatgaaACATGAAAGTTGTGTGGTGGTAGAAAAGAGAGACCAAGACTTATCTTTTGCAATTAGTGTGTGGTCTtgcttttttgtaatttttttaataaaaaaagtgaaTAATTGAAACTAGAAAGAGAAGTATGTGTGTCTAGGTTACCGAGAATGAGAAAATAGAGTTAGATTAGATATATCATATATGATACTTTGTGTCActtactttttctttttgtttttttctatattttttttaaattggtataaaaatatttgaattaggtttaattattaattaggtTTAGTCTAACAATTAGGTTTAGTTTAGAAAAATAGCAAAAGGGGCGCCACCCCTTTgcatcattttttaatttttttaattaatttatttatttatttatgttatatttttattatgatttaaattaattagatttagTTGTGGGCTTTAGAGTTAAATGGATCTCGCTTACTTACCCAAACCAGACCATTTACTTTCAATTTAACTTCATAGTTTCTTTTTCTGGATAATTAAATTTCAGAGATGTGAAAGTTTTTGGTTCGTAGAACAAGTATTAGGAATGTTAATGTTGTGCAATCGGAagctgaagtagaagaaacacCGCCTAATGTGGCCAATGAATTTAATTcaaatgagattgtgcgtgaTCCAGGATGTAGGAAACAAATTCATGAGTATGCTACGGATATTCAAGACCAAGTGAGGAGGGCAGATATATTGAAGGGTTCAACGCAACCATATTTAGCAATATTTCCTCGTACTCAATTTGGGAAGTCTTCAATAGCATTTTGTAAAGCATGGTATAAGAATTATACATGGATTGAATACAGGAGTCGAAGGATGCAGCttattgtttttattgctttctctTTAAGCCTCCCGGGAGGGCCGAACACTTTGGTTATTAAGTCTTCAACAAAGACGGATTTAAAGATTGGAAGCATGCATCTAAAGGCTTCAAAGATCATATTGGTAGTCATAATAGTAAGCACAACTCATGTATGAAGCATTATGACGATTATAAGAATCAGACAAAGTGTGACAAGTATCTTTGCTAAAATAACTAGGGAATCAGAAGAATTGTATAAGATCCATTTGACTTGTTCTTTAGATTGTACTAGATATCTCATATCACAAGGCATTGCTTTTCGTGGCCATGATGAAAGATCTACTTCTCTAAACAAGGGGAATTTTAGAGAGATAATGGATTGGGTAAAATCTTATGATGAAAAAGTGAGAGATACTTTTGATCGTGGTCAAAATAATTTCACAATGACTTTCAGTGACATTCAAAAGGAGCTTGCAATGTGTTGTGCACATGAAGTTAccaaggtgattatggaagagcttgGTGATAGACAATTCTTTGTGCTTATTGATGAGTCACGTGATATATCTGTCAAAGAACAAATGGCGGTGATGTTGAGGTTGAGGTTAGTACAATGAGTTTGTTATTGAAACTAATACAACTATTaacttaaacttgtaaatttcattcaaatttatatgaatacatttgaatttttatttatatttctaggTTCTTGAACGAAAAAGGGAAAGTTGTGGAACGAATTATTGCTCTACATCATGTCAAATATACTACATCTGAGGCACAAAAGGATGCTCTTTATGGTATTCTCGATCGTCACATATTATCTATTTCAAGGATACGAGGGCAAGGATATGATGGGGCTTCAAATATGAGAGGTGAGTTTAATGGTTTACAAAGAAAGATTCTAGATGAAAACCCTTATGCTTTCTATGTCCATTTCTATGCTCACCATTTGCAATTGGTGGTTGTGTCTGTTGCTACTAGTTGCTCATCTATTCATGATTTCTTTGAGTACATCTCCTTGATTGTAACCACAACAAGTGCATCTTGCAAGAGAAGGATGCTTTAAAGGAGGCCCAATACCAAGATACTTTGAATAGACTTGAGAGTGGTGAGATATCTCAACGAAAGGGTTTGCACCAATCATCTAGTCTTGCTAGACCCAGAGACACTAGATGGGTTTCACATTATACTATCTTGATTCGTTTGGATCAGATGTGGTTCTCCGTGTTAGAGGTGCTTAGTATTGTTTATGGAGATGGACGTGGACAATCTCAAGCGGCAGGTTTGATAGAAAGAATGGAGAGCTTTAAATTTGCTTTCATTTTGAAACttatgttaaagttgtttggtatcacaaataaactttcaaaaatcttgcaaacaaaagatcttAATATTGTTCTTGCTATGGAATTAGTTGATGATGTTAAAGCTCGGTTGACTACATTGAGAGAGAGAGTGGTTGAGATGATTTATTTATTGATGTCCAAAATTTTTGTTTTGCTCAAAATATTCTAGTGCTAAATATGGATGAAGAAATACTGATTCGGGGTCGTTCAAGAAGAGAAGGGAGGATTGTCACTAATCTTCACCATTACTGTGCAGAGATTTTTTATgttgttattgacaaaatatgtgtGGAGATGGATCACCGGTTTAGTGAAGGAAGTAACGTTGTGTTTGGTTGCTTCTCATGTCTTGACCCTAAGAACTCTTTTTTcaagtttgatgttgataagcTTGCTCGTCTTGCTAATATTTATCATGCAGAATTTTCTGATGATGACCGTGGAACAATAAGGGAGCAACTTGAGACTTATGTACATCAAGTGAAAAGGCATGCTTCCTTTACTTCTTGTGAAGATGTTCAAATTTTggctatgaagatggttcaaactgagaaacaTTTGATATTTCCATTGGTCTACAAGCTCATTGAGCTGGCTTTGATATTGCCGGTGTTCGACAACATCcgttgaaagagctttttcagcaatgaagattatcaagtctaatttgCGCAACAAGGTCAACGATGcgtggttcaatgacttgatgatatgttacatcgagcgggagatattcaagtcaattaaagatgttgatattattcgaacattcaccgcaaagaagTTTCGGAAAGGGCATTTACCTCCTAATTTTATTTAGCACACTATTCGCAGGTTAGGTTTCATCTCTCTTATGTAGCACgctttatgactatttatatattgtcaCATGTAACGTGCAGTTAAATTTTTTGCCCATGCTACATAAAATTCCTAGCTCCGCCATTGGTCAAGATCGAGTACTGAATCTAAATATAGAGATGTAGCTGACTTGGCAGCTGAGATAACTTGGATTAGATCTCTCCTAAATGAATTAAAACTAACTACCGAGGAAGCCAGTATTGTGGTGTGATAACCTGAGCGCTAAAACACTTGCATCAAATCTTGTTATGCATGCCAAGTCCAAGCACATTGAAATAGATGTTCACTTCATAAGAGATTCAGTACTTAAAGGTTAAATCACAGTGGCCTATGTTCCAACTGTAGACCAGATTGCAGATTGTCTAACTAAATCACTCACTCTCTCAAGATTCAACTTTCTAAGGGACAAACTTGGAGTGACTTCGTCACCATTAGTTTGAGGGGGAGAGTTAAAGATAAAATGATTCTATGATTAAACATGTATCAATAGGATTGATGTATATCATTATGCCTAGTTAATAGCCTCTTAATTTATTTCCTTTTATAGTATTAAGCAGCtatggctctgtttggtaagacatattttcgagcttatagcttatgtcttatgtcttataagctcatatgataatttagacccgtttggtaacggtcttttcatcacgagcttatagcttattttactagcttatagcttattttctagacgctattttaaatagcgttttagcttatgtcttatagtttattactttttcttccttttttatccttattatttcaattaatatccatttttaacccttataatttattttaatttaaaataaaataattatatattaaatattttttatgtcattttacatttataagttaattaaaccgctaattttaccaaacacttcaatgagcttataagctatcagtctcaatcatccgttataagctataagtcatcagtcatcagccatcagtcataagctataagctatcagttaacttatcacccaaccgctatttttaccaaacagaccctatgtCTATGCATAATCTAAGGAATACACTTACACGAATGAATTATAAATTATTCCATTCCCTAAACATTCTTTCTTTGACCACGCCACAAAATCTCAAATTAAATCTAAGTATCGTTAAAGGTGGAAGCTAcctaaaaggaataaaaaaattgaaaagaaaaagaaaaaaaaagtcagGTGGCATACCCCACTAAGTCGATTAACGACTAAGTATCAAATTTTGGAAGAAACATTACAAATTAAAAACAAGTGATGAATTCTCTTTACAACATAATTCAATCATTCAATATCCTAAATAATTCTACATCTAAAAAGATTTTGACAAATAGACCCGTCATCTAGAAGTAATTGTGAggaaaaatcaattaaataagaCGGAGTCAGACTCTCCAAGACATGAAAGGGAAACCCCATAATTAAtagtattaattaaatttatgtttAGAAAAATTAATGCATCCTAAAATTTGAAAGaagattaatttatatatatatatatatatatatatatatatatatatatatatatatatatatatatatatatatcaaaagaaaaatttatatatatattttttcttatcACCACTGATATAGTCTGATTTAAGTGACAATTTTAACATCAAATGGGTCTAGTCCCCTCCCATTCATTCATGCTTATAATTTAATTACAAAGAAATTGATTAATACTACTCATTGAGAAACATTATGTAACCACCATTAATCAAACTAAATTGGAGAGCTTGGTTCCTCTTTATAATAAGAAATTGATTGGTCTTATATTAAGAGCAGTTAATAATAGATAGTGACATTATCCAATATCAATATAAAGTAACATGTGACTTTTAGCTCATATTTTTATAATAGGATAGGTCGCGGGCACTAATCATAGACATAATGGGAAAAGCGAGGACGAACACAAACCACTATATATTCTAGTGTACCCCCTCTTAGAGGTGTGCATGGATCAATAACTaaaccaaattgaaccatatatatggtttggtttggattttaaAACCATTTCTTTAAAactgatttatttttttaaaaccgatTTACATGTGGACCGGTTCGGTTGTAAACCGGTTTTTtataaaaaccaattttttaaaaaaatcagttTAAAATCGGTTTCTCTTAAAActagttttttattttctttaagaaACCAGTTTTATAAAAACCAGTTttataaaaactcaattttaaaaGAAGTTTAATATATGAAAATCGAACACATTTGAGCACCTCCTAAATCCCGCTCCCGCGCACTTACAAAGTTGATATATGGAGGTGCTCAAATAGAGAGAGGAGCTGTAACCACAGACTGTGGGCTTTTATATATAGTTACTGTGTGAACAAATTTGATAGAGTATAATCGAACACATGATTAATTAACTCAACATTAACTTCATTCTatatataaaaatgatataaCAGTATAGTAAATATTTGACAACATTCTATGTATAAAAATATATActagtataaaaatatttgacagcATTCTATGTATAAAAATGATATAGcagtataaaaaatatttgacaactaATATATGATCATCATGCTTAAGCGTGTGATATGTAAAGT is part of the Vicia villosa cultivar HV-30 ecotype Madison, WI linkage group LG2, Vvil1.0, whole genome shotgun sequence genome and encodes:
- the LOC131650202 gene encoding uncharacterized protein LOC131650202; translated protein: MTIIRIRQSVTSIFAKITRESEELYKIHLTCSLDCTRYLISQGIAFRGHDERSTSLNKGNFREIMDWVKSYDEKVRDTFDRGQNNFTMTFSDIQKELAMCCAHEVTKVIMEELGDRQFFVLIDESRDISVKEQMAVMLRLRFLNEKGKVVERIIALHHVKYTTSEAQKDALYGILDRHILSISRIRGQGYDGASNMRGEFNGLQRKILDENPYAFYVHFYAHHLQLVVVSVATSCSSIHDFFEYISLIMWFSVLEVLSIVYGDGRGQSQAAVLNMDEEILIRGRSRREGRIVTNLHHYCAEIFYVVIDKICVEMDHRFSEGSNVVFGCFSCLDPKNSFFKFDVDKLARLANIYHAEFSDDDRGTIREQLETYVHQVKRHASFTSCEDVQILAMKMVQTEKHLIFPLVYKLIELALILPVFDNIR